In the bacterium genome, one interval contains:
- a CDS encoding FHA domain-containing protein, which translates to MKIIVKRDSQLVQEKDLGQNQKILIGRSKHCDVILPDPHISRKHAMLERVNDTWILNDLDSDNGTRLKGKKIKQATLQNGEHFFIGSFQLMLASDIMKREASTKKSEKKSHQDQNQTSDAFLQAIAVSADNTENTKENVSDTPQAKTEVIIDAVDHEAPTQEKELEKHIKKQKTNRLENAPTSVLSENSGNHEDKTILQDALSEEDAVEVEQLDHEDAEQKTAIIEENQKDTARRLVCLDDNRIGQQIPLDKEELTLGTANDDDIKTQEIMDNSASTYATLTIHEDKVELKSLHDQKETYVDGLPIDQTQLKNHDIINVGGSSFEFVEADSKPRTQISPVLVENYSHVHVFLSKTFALPVIALVMGLSIALLSFQWQKSNLNKKIAQAQNQQQKLSAEAQKIIVFHLSHANELLTRGQYDEAEARIRLILSSNPKNNDALKLLKKVNALREEENQKTRDLRLEISRRHTQIRELLEKGDRLVEQKKFDEALKVYNEAKRIDPQNMESQAALKHLEQTQEEQKRQDLAKKNELAQLRKMFNQALEDFENNRYSNARKLLNQVVAKKDHQYYAPAQNILKEMKNQTNQYILNQVTEARKLVDQGQQDAAYKLLLDMKKRYPYSKTIAKELGVLETEFNQRAAQAYREGLTLLELANDPAAAMDQFERVLQITSNPQNEYYKKAKEQLDKLKLGN; encoded by the coding sequence ATGAAGATTATTGTAAAAAGAGATAGCCAACTTGTACAAGAAAAAGACCTTGGACAAAATCAAAAAATTTTGATTGGCCGATCAAAACATTGTGATGTAATTTTACCTGACCCACACATATCCAGAAAACATGCCATGCTAGAACGAGTTAATGATACATGGATACTTAATGACTTGGATAGCGATAATGGAACCCGTCTTAAAGGTAAAAAAATTAAACAAGCAACGCTTCAAAATGGTGAGCATTTTTTTATAGGCTCGTTTCAGCTGATGTTGGCCTCTGACATCATGAAAAGAGAAGCTTCTACAAAAAAAAGTGAGAAAAAATCCCACCAAGATCAAAACCAGACCAGTGATGCTTTTTTACAAGCCATTGCTGTCAGTGCTGACAACACAGAAAACACCAAAGAAAATGTAAGTGACACCCCTCAAGCAAAGACAGAAGTTATTATTGATGCTGTTGACCATGAGGCTCCCACCCAGGAAAAAGAACTAGAAAAGCATATTAAGAAACAAAAAACCAATCGCCTAGAAAATGCTCCTACAAGCGTTTTATCAGAAAACTCTGGCAACCATGAAGACAAAACCATTTTACAAGATGCTTTGAGTGAAGAGGATGCGGTTGAAGTTGAACAGCTCGATCACGAAGATGCCGAACAAAAAACAGCTATTATTGAAGAAAACCAAAAAGACACTGCACGGCGTCTAGTCTGTTTGGATGACAATAGAATTGGTCAACAAATACCTCTTGATAAAGAAGAACTTACCTTAGGTACCGCAAACGACGATGATATTAAAACGCAAGAAATCATGGACAACTCTGCCTCGACTTACGCAACCTTAACCATTCATGAAGATAAGGTAGAGTTAAAAAGCCTTCATGATCAAAAAGAAACCTATGTTGACGGTTTACCTATTGATCAAACACAGTTAAAAAATCATGATATCATCAATGTTGGCGGCTCTAGTTTTGAGTTTGTAGAAGCTGACTCTAAACCCAGAACACAGATTTCACCGGTTCTTGTTGAAAACTACTCTCATGTTCATGTTTTTTTATCAAAAACCTTTGCCTTACCTGTTATTGCTTTAGTAATGGGCTTAAGCATTGCTTTATTAAGTTTTCAGTGGCAAAAATCAAATCTCAATAAAAAAATTGCTCAAGCCCAAAACCAACAGCAAAAGCTATCTGCAGAAGCTCAAAAAATTATTGTTTTTCATTTATCGCATGCCAATGAATTACTCACTAGAGGACAGTATGATGAAGCCGAGGCTAGAATTAGGCTTATTTTATCTAGTAATCCAAAAAACAATGATGCTTTAAAACTTTTAAAAAAAGTCAATGCTCTGCGTGAAGAAGAAAATCAAAAAACACGTGACCTGCGCTTAGAAATTTCAAGAAGACACACTCAAATTAGAGAACTCTTGGAAAAAGGCGACCGCTTGGTTGAACAAAAAAAGTTTGATGAAGCTCTGAAGGTGTACAATGAAGCTAAACGTATTGATCCCCAAAACATGGAAAGTCAAGCTGCACTTAAACACCTTGAACAAACCCAAGAAGAGCAGAAACGTCAAGACTTGGCTAAAAAAAATGAACTGGCGCAACTGCGAAAAATGTTTAATCAAGCCCTAGAAGATTTTGAGAACAATCGATACAGCAATGCCAGAAAACTTCTTAACCAGGTGGTGGCTAAAAAAGATCATCAATACTATGCACCTGCTCAAAATATTTTAAAAGAAATGAAAAATCAAACCAACCAATACATCCTCAATCAAGTGACTGAGGCAAGAAAGCTGGTTGATCAAGGGCAACAAGATGCTGCCTATAAACTGCTGTTGGATATGAAAAAACGTTATCCCTACAGTAAAACCATTGCCAAAGAACTCGGCGTTCTAGAAACAGAATTCAATCAACGTGCTGCTCAAGCTTATCGCGAAGGCTTAACTCTATTAGAACTGGCCAATGATCCCGCAGCAGCGATGGACCAATTTGAAAGGGTTTTACAAATTACCAGCAATCCACAAAATGAGTATTATAAAAAAGCCAAAGAGCAACTGGACAAACTAAAACTTGGCAATTGA
- a CDS encoding glycosyltransferase family 2 protein, translated as MIDLSIIYPAYNEEDNLPPLLNSTMQVLQESGINFELIIVNDGSTDKTQNILNRFKETYPKIIRIIEHDHNLGYGQSLKDGFLAANGQYVFYTDSDLQFDLNEIKKFYAVKHEKTLVIGYRIDRQDKPLRIFMAKGYRFLINLFFGLDVKDIDCAFKLFPKALFQDISIESKKFLIDAEILIKAKRQGYALHEIGVKHFARQHGQSTVKWFHILLTLKEMFTLKFNL; from the coding sequence ATGATTGACTTATCGATAATCTACCCTGCTTACAATGAAGAAGATAATTTACCCCCCTTGCTTAACTCAACGATGCAAGTTCTTCAGGAAAGTGGCATTAACTTTGAGCTTATCATTGTCAATGATGGCAGTACGGATAAAACACAAAATATTCTAAATCGCTTTAAAGAAACTTACCCAAAAATCATACGGATTATAGAACATGATCACAACCTTGGTTATGGGCAAAGTTTAAAAGATGGTTTTTTGGCCGCCAACGGTCAATATGTTTTTTATACCGACTCTGACTTGCAATTTGATCTCAATGAAATTAAAAAATTTTATGCCGTCAAACATGAAAAAACCCTTGTGATTGGCTACCGCATAGACCGGCAAGATAAGCCTTTGCGTATTTTTATGGCCAAAGGCTATCGCTTTTTGATCAACTTGTTTTTTGGTTTGGATGTTAAAGACATTGATTGTGCGTTTAAATTGTTTCCCAAAGCCCTGTTTCAAGATATCAGCATTGAATCAAAAAAGTTCTTGATTGATGCTGAAATTCTGATCAAAGCCAAACGTCAAGGTTATGCTTTGCATGAAATTGGTGTAAAGCACTTTGCGCGCCAGCATGGCCAAAGTACGGTAAAGTGGTTTCATATCCTGCTGACTCTTAAAGAAATGTTTACGCTCAAATTCAATCTTTAA
- a CDS encoding DUF2298 domain-containing protein, translated as MFHGYVLQWFLALLMLRLLVHVALKREYFSQHKAALGMPLFLALWAFFYWLMGSFLPLAIGNAQVYLALLTAGIALLYKTDNILAECKRYFIQDKLEQILFWGTLLFTVYLRQHFPDMDTGEKYSDMAIFQAVLLDVQFPPMDRWLSGYPLNYYYFSHLLFVPLVRILDIPPHWAVNLITCTVPAILVSSSYAFLRQRQARRAFALLGAFFMFFAGNWQWLAWAVNSISTKKVFWWWDSSRAIPNTITEFPFFSFLLGDMHAHYTSLAFVTLSFVLMLNVRKKFDQNDKVSKCFLFLILPIVVGMHYMMNSWHLPFMVLLCLICFWRYPKYVLALLTLACLYFAPFWLNYHPPKNTIGLFYVQKSMRSPLVEFLLHWGPMFSMLLLLYGQQLISQKLWHKIKKNKPKSVLIFFLLSAFLLASYLLLGPAPMMILLFLVLFVVLGYPSQLKNNWSVGVLLLSLLTILGCEFISVDVTYGPKFYRMNTVFKFYYLAWWGMALSLPMLLDQQNSLKKTWLKGVVGVFVALSLYYPIKATSQRLKERSQEKRTLDGLRQWYKVFPGHQQAISWLQNNTDVRDVIWEMPGGGFSRYARMATFSGRPSVLGWLGHEQIWRDGGFFIANARLEQFKKINQMPSMTAIQGFIEQYHVRWIVVGNLERKDYSPELLYLLSKFPVVFDNGDVVIYQARNE; from the coding sequence ATGTTTCATGGCTATGTATTGCAATGGTTTTTAGCACTTTTAATGCTACGTTTGCTTGTTCATGTTGCACTGAAACGAGAATATTTTAGTCAACACAAAGCTGCTTTGGGCATGCCTTTGTTTTTAGCGCTATGGGCATTTTTTTATTGGTTGATGGGCAGTTTTTTGCCTTTGGCCATAGGGAATGCCCAGGTCTATTTGGCTTTATTGACGGCGGGTATAGCGCTCCTCTATAAAACAGATAATATTTTAGCCGAGTGTAAGCGTTACTTTATCCAAGATAAGTTGGAACAGATCTTATTTTGGGGAACACTGTTATTTACCGTGTATCTTCGGCAGCATTTCCCAGATATGGATACCGGTGAAAAATATTCAGACATGGCTATTTTTCAAGCGGTCTTGTTAGATGTTCAATTTCCACCTATGGATCGCTGGTTATCGGGATATCCTTTAAATTACTATTACTTTTCTCATTTGTTGTTTGTTCCTCTGGTGCGCATTTTAGATATTCCTCCGCATTGGGCTGTGAATCTCATTACGTGTACGGTCCCAGCTATTTTAGTTAGCAGCAGCTATGCTTTTTTACGACAAAGACAAGCAAGGCGAGCTTTTGCCCTATTGGGGGCTTTTTTTATGTTTTTTGCGGGCAATTGGCAGTGGTTGGCTTGGGCAGTCAACAGCATCAGCACAAAAAAAGTTTTTTGGTGGTGGGATTCATCTCGAGCCATACCCAACACGATTACTGAGTTTCCTTTCTTTTCTTTTTTACTGGGAGATATGCATGCGCATTATACAAGTTTAGCCTTTGTTACCCTCAGCTTTGTATTGATGTTGAATGTCCGCAAAAAATTTGATCAGAACGATAAGGTTTCAAAGTGTTTTTTATTTTTAATTTTACCCATCGTTGTGGGCATGCATTACATGATGAACTCTTGGCATTTACCGTTTATGGTGCTGCTGTGTTTGATTTGTTTTTGGCGGTATCCAAAATATGTGTTGGCCCTGTTGACTTTGGCTTGCCTGTATTTTGCGCCTTTTTGGCTCAATTATCATCCGCCAAAAAATACCATTGGTTTGTTTTATGTGCAAAAGAGCATGCGCAGTCCCTTAGTGGAGTTTTTATTGCATTGGGGGCCAATGTTCAGCATGTTGCTCTTGCTTTATGGACAGCAGCTGATCAGTCAAAAGCTGTGGCACAAGATTAAAAAAAATAAGCCAAAGTCGGTGCTAATCTTCTTTTTGTTGAGTGCTTTTTTGCTGGCAAGCTATTTACTGTTGGGACCAGCACCCATGATGATACTGCTCTTCTTAGTTTTGTTTGTTGTACTAGGCTATCCATCTCAACTAAAAAACAATTGGTCTGTTGGGGTTTTATTGTTGAGCCTATTGACCATCTTAGGCTGTGAGTTTATCAGTGTTGATGTGACCTATGGTCCCAAGTTTTACCGCATGAACACAGTATTTAAATTTTATTATTTAGCGTGGTGGGGAATGGCACTGAGTTTACCCATGTTACTTGATCAGCAAAACAGTTTGAAAAAGACTTGGCTAAAAGGTGTCGTTGGTGTTTTTGTGGCTTTAAGTTTGTATTATCCGATAAAAGCAACATCGCAACGTTTAAAAGAAAGAAGCCAGGAAAAACGAACATTGGATGGCTTGCGTCAGTGGTATAAAGTTTTTCCAGGACATCAACAAGCCATCAGCTGGTTACAGAACAATACCGATGTTAGAGATGTCATATGGGAAATGCCGGGAGGTGGATTTTCCAGGTATGCACGGATGGCCACATTCAGCGGAAGGCCTTCTGTATTGGGTTGGTTGGGACATGAGCAGATCTGGCGTGATGGCGGTTTTTTTATTGCCAATGCGCGTCTTGAGCAGTTTAAGAAAATCAATCAAATGCCCAGCATGACCGCCATTCAAGGCTTTATTGAGCAATATCACGTGCGCTGGATTGTTGTGGGTAATCTTGAACGTAAAGATTACAGCCCAGAGCTCTTGTATTTACTGAGCAAGTTTCCCGTGGTTTTTGATAATGGTGATGTTGTGATTTACCAAGCCCGCAATGAATAG
- a CDS encoding type II secretion system F family protein produces the protein MIDGINISIIIDALIFTAMAGAIFFIVLYILPDEKQAAIRRRLGVVEKNAMPQNTALLKYLYPFYSALSPLLYLNHHSPVAKLWANYLQKEKKRLDPMLTTANLRNEISPDEFIAMRFVLILLMPLIIAMLFAGLNSEQNGFVLLLAAILGFYFPDIWLKQIIDIRKKSLLKHLPTTIDLLTLSVESGLDFMDAIARLTRKTQSNPLTVELQSMLREIRLGATRSEALRKMSAKLQLEELTSLTTLLIQTDQLGASIGDVLRAQSDQLRSKRFQMAEVAGAKASQLILLPLVFCILPAAICILLGPAVLNFLRGGFL, from the coding sequence ATGATTGACGGAATAAACATAAGTATCATTATTGATGCATTGATCTTTACTGCCATGGCGGGCGCAATTTTTTTTATTGTTTTGTACATCTTGCCCGATGAAAAGCAAGCTGCCATACGAAGACGCTTAGGGGTTGTTGAAAAAAATGCCATGCCACAAAACACTGCTTTGTTAAAATACCTTTACCCTTTTTACAGTGCCTTATCGCCTTTGCTTTATCTGAACCATCACTCTCCAGTTGCTAAACTGTGGGCAAACTACCTACAAAAAGAAAAAAAACGGCTTGATCCCATGCTCACCACGGCAAACCTTAGAAATGAAATTTCTCCTGATGAGTTTATTGCCATGCGTTTTGTTCTAATTCTCTTAATGCCTTTAATCATTGCCATGCTTTTTGCCGGTTTAAACAGTGAACAAAATGGTTTTGTTTTATTGCTTGCTGCAATTTTAGGCTTTTACTTTCCAGATATATGGCTCAAGCAAATCATTGATATCCGTAAAAAAAGCTTGCTCAAACATCTACCCACAACCATAGACTTACTCACACTATCCGTTGAGTCCGGTTTGGACTTTATGGATGCGATAGCCCGTTTAACCCGAAAAACTCAAAGTAATCCCCTCACCGTAGAACTGCAATCCATGCTCAGAGAAATTAGGCTGGGCGCCACCCGATCAGAAGCTTTAAGAAAAATGAGTGCAAAGCTACAACTAGAGGAGCTGACCTCGTTAACCACACTTTTGATTCAAACCGATCAATTGGGAGCATCTATTGGAGATGTCCTAAGAGCGCAGTCTGATCAACTGCGCAGCAAACGCTTTCAAATGGCTGAAGTAGCTGGTGCAAAAGCTTCACAACTCATTTTATTGCCTTTGGTTTTTTGTATTTTACCGGCTGCCATTTGCATCCTCCTAGGGCCGGCAGTGCTTAATTTTTTACGCGGTGGTTTTTTATAA
- a CDS encoding PEGA domain-containing protein: MERLSIRMNKQIFLSVIFVLTSLVTAASKGSTQTAVVGLRTDNYSFEKTVRNEVSKRLSGQRNVSLIPEVVTHNYVSDLWREEAKNSKNKIRLARKYFIEGKKLYDKLVLDQAIRQFNRSVNAYREGVGALKDNRYLLVSHLYLGMSLIVLGKEREGQQYIREMIILDPKRDDRVLSKREFPPRVIELHKALTQKVLKGPSGQLNIEVEPADAKIYLNGLLQKTDGPFSTQLPVGEHFVVVERKGYRQVAKPIQIRSKPNFIKIKLEEWQPLSPYSLQRRNNLIALDDLGNISKELSAKMLILGSIEPVPNKDDTYVLLGQVYDARSREFSKIQKVETSLGRMDKAAKSFARKISNQITTQGLVVADIRTAGSSPVAYDQAQDFEKKISKNYFDKKAQSKKKIKNKKGMPTWMKNKWVWYGVGAAAALAGGYVLYDQVLAGSDKNTLTITPSP; the protein is encoded by the coding sequence ATGGAAAGACTATCAATTAGAATGAACAAACAAATTTTTTTAAGCGTTATTTTTGTACTGACCAGCCTTGTTACGGCAGCTTCAAAAGGTTCTACGCAGACAGCGGTGGTGGGGTTAAGAACCGATAATTACAGTTTTGAAAAAACTGTGCGCAATGAAGTTTCAAAAAGACTATCAGGCCAGCGCAATGTTTCTCTAATTCCCGAGGTGGTCACCCACAACTATGTTTCTGATCTATGGCGAGAAGAAGCAAAGAACTCCAAAAATAAAATTAGATTGGCCAGGAAGTATTTTATTGAAGGTAAAAAATTGTATGACAAATTGGTACTTGATCAAGCCATTCGTCAATTTAACCGCTCTGTTAACGCGTATCGTGAGGGTGTAGGAGCTTTAAAAGACAATCGCTACCTGCTGGTTTCACACTTGTATTTGGGCATGTCTTTGATTGTTTTGGGTAAAGAAAGAGAAGGTCAGCAATATATTCGTGAAATGATTATTTTGGACCCCAAAAGAGATGACAGGGTACTGTCCAAGCGTGAATTTCCACCTAGAGTGATTGAATTGCATAAAGCCTTAACCCAAAAAGTTTTAAAAGGACCTTCAGGCCAGCTTAATATAGAAGTAGAGCCAGCTGACGCAAAAATTTATCTCAATGGTTTACTGCAAAAAACAGATGGCCCATTTTCTACACAGTTGCCTGTAGGAGAGCATTTTGTGGTGGTTGAGAGGAAAGGTTATCGGCAGGTGGCCAAGCCTATACAAATCCGTTCAAAACCCAACTTTATTAAAATTAAACTAGAAGAGTGGCAACCTTTGTCACCTTATTCTTTGCAAAGACGCAATAACCTCATTGCTTTGGATGATTTGGGTAATATCTCTAAAGAGTTATCCGCTAAAATGTTGATTTTAGGGAGTATTGAGCCAGTCCCCAACAAAGATGATACCTATGTTTTATTGGGACAGGTCTACGATGCACGTTCTAGAGAATTTTCTAAAATACAAAAAGTAGAAACCAGTTTGGGTAGAATGGATAAAGCGGCCAAAAGCTTTGCCCGCAAGATCAGCAATCAGATTACCACCCAAGGTTTAGTTGTTGCAGATATTAGAACGGCCGGGAGTTCACCCGTTGCTTATGATCAAGCTCAGGATTTTGAAAAAAAGATCAGCAAGAACTACTTTGATAAAAAGGCTCAAAGCAAGAAAAAGATCAAGAATAAAAAAGGTATGCCAACTTGGATGAAAAACAAGTGGGTTTGGTACGGTGTAGGAGCAGCTGCGGCCCTTGCTGGAGGTTATGTTTTGTATGATCAAGTGTTGGCGGGATCAGATAAAAATACTTTAACCATTACGCCCAGTCCTTAA
- a CDS encoding FHA domain-containing protein gives MKHFIRIISQEGTQDVPLAIGKLTLGRGEQADIQIVSQQISRVHAELVVTDQQVTVLDKGSANGTAVNGRFITTCNIQHGDQILLGDIVIQYHNLDQKPQDAIRPVSQDSKTKVLAATKVIADKIRPRSLFPFFLLCLSLGFLIYFAIASTSYQTLIKQNFKQNTLDRAYILVQLLAERNKNFLLEKDAELLIDTQAIKEEAMVLEAFIIDTNKKVLAPINYRNRLDKDSLVEEALTQNSNRKVLPRIDEKQKLITVVHPIRIFNKALGQFEILGVAKLMISMQINEQLNTQMTKNKSILLLLSFVFSLMLTFLLSKVFSKPITKLAEYIHKWRSGESYGKEETPFKEWEPLYEAVDQAIEEKR, from the coding sequence ATGAAACATTTTATTCGCATCATTTCACAAGAAGGTACGCAGGATGTTCCTTTAGCTATTGGAAAACTGACGCTAGGGAGAGGTGAACAAGCCGATATTCAAATTGTTTCACAACAAATCTCTCGCGTTCATGCTGAGCTGGTGGTGACCGATCAACAGGTTACTGTTTTAGATAAAGGCAGCGCTAATGGTACAGCGGTTAATGGTCGTTTTATCACAACCTGTAACATTCAGCACGGTGATCAAATTTTGTTGGGTGATATTGTTATTCAATATCATAACTTGGATCAAAAACCCCAAGATGCTATCAGGCCAGTATCTCAAGACTCAAAGACCAAAGTTTTGGCTGCAACCAAAGTCATCGCTGATAAAATCAGACCCCGATCTTTGTTCCCATTTTTTTTACTCTGCTTAAGCCTTGGCTTTTTAATCTACTTTGCTATTGCCAGCACAAGTTACCAAACCTTAATCAAACAAAACTTTAAGCAAAACACTCTGGATCGTGCGTATATTTTGGTGCAATTGTTGGCAGAAAGAAATAAAAACTTCTTATTAGAAAAAGATGCAGAACTTTTGATTGATACTCAAGCCATCAAAGAAGAAGCCATGGTTTTAGAAGCCTTTATCATAGATACCAATAAAAAAGTTTTAGCTCCAATCAATTATCGCAATCGACTGGATAAAGATAGTTTAGTTGAAGAAGCCTTAACACAAAACTCTAACCGTAAAGTATTACCTCGAATCGATGAAAAACAAAAATTAATCACTGTTGTGCATCCGATCCGGATTTTTAATAAAGCTTTGGGACAATTTGAAATCTTAGGTGTTGCCAAATTGATGATTTCTATGCAAATCAATGAGCAGCTCAATACGCAAATGACAAAAAATAAAAGTATTTTACTCTTACTGTCCTTTGTTTTTTCCCTAATGTTAACCTTTTTACTTAGCAAAGTTTTTTCTAAACCCATCACCAAATTAGCTGAATACATCCACAAATGGCGCTCGGGAGAAAGTTATGGTAAAGAAGAAACGCCATTCAAAGAGTGGGAACCTTTGTATGAAGCTGTGGACCAAGCGATAGAAGAAAAAAGGTAG
- a CDS encoding FHA domain-containing protein has product MHNDSYWHLIGKSGALKNKKITLIGPEIIIGRTDENDIVIPEHAVSRNHAKLEFKDNHLWLTDLKSKNGTYINQQKISTHRIKGQDFFQIGEAKATFKLISRNTSSTSNIIGLQKINAWLQQKNNRLLASALLLTLPILLQLLFFQPHAPEAKKTSPNAQAGEINTPSTEIPPTQAAQRVNNAFTPAQNTTNQTKVSSPENLTPSPSTDGALQAVKIDNLKQDLTSALSLEDYPAAHKILKQMTQIDPSKNNTDQLAFVEKTLKNKITQYEENALREYEKLNYDKAITEWQKALSLAKNLDEDLSRKIETQIKEAQEKFTGK; this is encoded by the coding sequence ATGCATAATGATTCTTATTGGCACCTGATTGGAAAAAGTGGTGCTTTAAAAAATAAAAAAATCACACTTATCGGGCCGGAGATCATCATTGGTCGCACGGATGAGAATGATATTGTTATTCCTGAACATGCTGTATCACGCAATCATGCTAAATTAGAGTTTAAAGATAATCATCTATGGTTGACGGATTTAAAAAGTAAAAATGGTACTTATATCAATCAACAAAAAATAAGTACTCACCGCATTAAAGGCCAAGATTTTTTTCAAATTGGTGAGGCTAAAGCAACATTTAAACTGATATCAAGAAACACTTCTTCAACATCGAATATCATTGGGTTACAAAAAATTAACGCTTGGCTTCAACAAAAAAATAATCGCTTGCTGGCAAGCGCTCTATTACTCACCTTGCCCATATTATTGCAGTTGCTGTTTTTTCAACCGCATGCACCCGAGGCAAAAAAAACCTCGCCGAATGCTCAAGCAGGGGAAATAAATACACCTTCAACTGAAATACCGCCGACTCAAGCTGCTCAACGCGTCAACAATGCTTTCACCCCCGCTCAAAACACCACAAACCAAACCAAGGTATCTTCACCAGAAAACTTAACTCCAAGCCCCTCTACTGATGGTGCTTTACAAGCCGTTAAAATTGATAATTTAAAACAAGACTTAACCAGTGCTCTGAGTTTGGAAGATTATCCTGCGGCTCATAAAATATTAAAACAAATGACACAAATAGATCCCTCTAAAAACAATACTGATCAATTGGCTTTTGTAGAAAAAACCTTAAAAAACAAAATAACTCAATATGAAGAAAATGCTTTACGCGAATATGAAAAACTCAACTACGATAAAGCCATCACAGAATGGCAAAAGGCGCTATCTTTAGCAAAAAACCTGGATGAAGATTTAAGTCGCAAAATTGAAACCCAGATTAAAGAAGCCCAAGAAAAATTTACAGGGAAATAG
- a CDS encoding DUF192 domain-containing protein, with amino-acid sequence MIGLLRHKYLDADHALWIVPCNSIQTFFMRFNIDVAFLDKDKTIVRLYKNLKPFRLTPIVFNACSVLEMSQGSVDRHQLCIGDQLLFVEKTP; translated from the coding sequence ATGATTGGTTTATTGAGGCATAAATACCTAGACGCTGACCATGCCTTATGGATTGTCCCTTGTAACTCCATCCAAACATTTTTTATGCGCTTTAATATTGATGTTGCATTTTTAGATAAAGATAAAACCATTGTTCGACTGTATAAAAACTTAAAACCTTTTCGCTTAACACCCATTGTTTTTAATGCCTGCTCCGTTCTTGAAATGTCTCAAGGCTCTGTTGACAGACATCAACTGTGCATTGGTGATCAACTTTTATTTGTGGAGAAAACTCCATGA